DNA from Arthrobacter sp. FW305-BF8:
CTCCAGGCCGCTGAGACGCCGGGCAGCACGACGTTCACCATCGCCGCCAACATCGAGGGTGTGCCGGAATTCGCGGACTGGTCCTTCGTTTCGACGGTGGGCAAGAAGTTTGACGCCATCATCAATCCCCAGCCCGGTGTTCTGCCGGCCGACGGAATCGTCAGGTTCACCTGCTACGGCAACTCGGCAGGATTTATTCCGGGGATCGAATGCGACGAAGAGCTGATCCGGGTATGGACCGAGGACTTCCTGGGGGTTGCGCCGCAGCTGCGCGGTCGGACCGTGGGTGCGGCGGCGGCCACTTGGGAGCATTGCTTCTCCGTGCTGTCCCCGAAACGCAACGTGGCCCTGCCGGATCTCCAGCGCAGCGTCGGAAACATCCACTTCGCCGGGGACTACACCTCGGAAACGGCAGGTTCGCACGGCGCCTACCAGGAGGCCCGTCGGGTGGCGCAGACGCTGCGCGAAGCACTCGCGCCGGGGACTGCCACGCACGCCGCCGGGCGATCATTGGCACCTCGCTGACGACCATCGTGCTGAAGCGGTGGATCACTAATGCCCGTAGTCAGGCGACGGCCCGACTACCGGGAAGCGCGGCCCTCGAGGGGTGGCGCTTCCCGCGGTTAACGGCTCTTTCGGAGTGTCCCGGGCGGGCTACCCGACCGCCTAAAAAGAAGTTCACAAAATGGCTAGCTGTGATCACATATCTCACCTATACTGTGATTCAGCCGACTTTCCACGAGGCGTCAAGAACCTCTGTGGCGGTGACCCAATTCTTGCTTCCCACGAGGGCGCGCAGCGCGGCCCCCGGAAGCCAACTGACATTTCGACCTGAGACGTGGACGTCTCTGACCGCAAGGGAGATAACGTGGCCTCCGCCCGAATTGACGCAGACACCCGGATCCTCATCATCGGCGCCGGCGTGGTCGGTGCCGCCCTGGCCGACGACCTGACCGGCCACGGCATGAAGTCCGTAACCGTGGTGGACCAAGGGCCGCTGTACCGCACCGGCGGGTCCTCCTCCCACGCCCCTGGTTTTGCTTTCCAGACCACCGGTTCTTCGGTGATGACTGAACTGGCCAAGCGGACTCTCGACAAGCTGGACGGAGCGGCGCTGGACGGCCAGTGGATCCTCAAGCGTGTCGGCGGTTTGGAACTGGCCTGCGAGCCGGTGCGGCTGGAATACCTGCACCGGCGGCACAACCTCGCCCGGTCCTGGGACGTGCCGGCCCGGATGGTTTCCGCCGACGAGTGCGGGAAGCTGTTCCCGGGCCTTGACACCTCCACCGTGCTCGGCGGCCTGCACACCCCAACGGATGGAGTGGTCAAGGCCGTGCGGGCTGTGGAGTGGCAGGCCCGGCGTGCCATCGAGAACGGAGCGCGGTTCTATGGCCACACCGCGGTCACCGGGTTCCGGACGGAACGCGGCCGGGTGACCGGCGTCGACGTACGCCCGACGCCGCCGGTACCGGGCAATCCCTCCAAAGGCGACCAGCTACCGGAGGGGACGTCGTTCATCGAGGCGGATCTCGTCGTCGTCTGCGCGGGCCTTTGGGGTCCCGGGCTGGGAAGGCTGCTGGGGCTGGAACTGCCCATGGTTCCCATGGAGCACTGCTCATCCCACACCAGCCCGCTGCCGTCGCTCGCCGGCTTGAGTGATGAGGTGGAGATCGACCTGCCGATGGTCCGGCACCAGGCCACAGGTTCCTACCTCCGCCAGATGGGCGACCGGCTGACGTGGGGCACCTATGAGCACCGGGTCATCCCGGTGGAACAGTCCGAGATAGCGTCCCCCGAGGACTACGCGGAAACGCGGGTTGAGCCTGCAATCCACCCCCTGACGTGGAACGACCTGAAGGACGGGTGGGCAGAAGTCCAGCGGCTCTTCCCCGAGACCCGGAGCTGCGAAGCGGTTGATGGCTATAACGGGATCTTCTCCTTCACCCCGGACGGAAACCCGCTCCTCGGCGAGGTGCCCGGAATCAGCGGCCTGTGGCTCGGCGAGTCCGTCTGGCTCACCCAGTCGGCAGGGGTTGCGGGCGTTCTGGCCGACTGGATCGTGACCGGGGATCCGGGCATCGATACGACCAGCCTGGACTTCCGACGGTTCGACCAGACGCACCTGACGCGGACCGTCAGCATCGAGCGCGCCAGTGAGAATTACGACGAGGTCTACGACATCAGCCACCCCCGCAAGCAGACCAGACAGCTGAGGAAGTTCGCCACGACCCCCTTCTACGTCCGGCAGGAAGCCCTGGGTGCGGTGTTCGGCACCGCGCAGGGTGGTTGGGAGCGCCCCCTCTGGTACGGCTCCACCGAAGGCCCTGAAACAGCCAGCCGACGGCGGGATGCCTGGGCAACGTACGGATGGTCACCCGCCATTTCCGCCGAGGCGCGGAAGGCTGTGAACAGCGTTGGGCTCGTGGACAGGGGAGCCGCCAGCGTCTTCGAGGTCCGGGGCGGCGGGGCTGAAAAGCATCTCCAGGAAATCCTGACGGCCAGCCTATCCCTGGAGGTGGGCACGTCCACGGGCGCCTTTGTGAAGGGCCCTTCCGGCGGCATTGCCGCCGATCTCACCGTGGTGCGGACCGCGGAGGACGCCTATCTGGTCATCGGCAGCAGCCCCGAGGACGTGTGGCACCTTCGCCGGGAAACGCCGCACCTGGAGACGGCGACCATTGCCGACCTATCATCCGCAACCACTGCCCTGGCGCTCATCGGTCCTGATGCCGCCGCCCTTCTGGCATCTGTCACCCGGGGCGGCATACCCGAGGCCGCAATGGAAGCGCCGGTGCTCGACGTCGGAGGTGTTCCGGTCCGCGCCGTTGCCGAAACGGCTACCGGCGTTGGGGGCTGGACGCTCTATACGGCCACGGAACATGGGCTGTACCTTTGGGACCTGCTGGCTGCGGCAGGTGGAAAGCGGGGGATGGCCCTCGTTGGGGACGAAGCGTTTACGGCGCTGCGGATCGCCAACGGCGTCCCGGCCTCCGGCATCGACTTCGGCCCGCAGGACACTGCGTACGAAGCCGGTCTCGCCGAGCGTTCCGCCGGTGCATGCGCCCGCCCGGGCCACCGGCTGCTGGTCCGGCTCCGGCTGTCCAGTGACCGCCACGCAGTTGTCCCGGGTGAGCCCGTGTCCACGAACGGGGACGTCATCGGGTACATCACGAGCGCTGCGGAGGATCCCGCCTCCGGCCGCTTCCTGGCCTTCGCCTGGGTGGACCCGGACTTCGCCGCTGCGGGGACAGCGCTGGAGATTTCACACCTTGACACCATGTGGCCCGCCAAGGTGGAAACCCCCTGACCACGGCCCGGCACCCCCGGCATCGCACCGCAGCACCAACCCGAACTGTTGGCTGATATGTGATCACAAGATACTGATTGTGTGAGGCGAACCACAAGGCTCACGAGGCGAACCCGCTTCGTGAGCCAGACATCTTCCAGAGCGCCCCGATGAGAGGACTGAACTCCCCGTGAGCACCATCCCCAAAGAAGAACTTGCAACATTGTGCGAGCGTGCCCTGCTGGCCGTCGGCGCCCCTGCAGAGGATGCCAAAGTCCTCTCGGACGCGACGGTGGAAGCCGAACTCGTCGGCAACCGCGCCGTCGGCGTCGGGCATCTCTTCGACTACCTTGACGGTTACAGGCAGGGCCGCATCTCCGGCGTCGCCCAACCGAAAGTCCGCCGCGCGGCGGCGGCAGTCATCGACGTCGACGCCGGCAAGGGCCTGGCCCAGACAGCTTTCCAGGCTGCCTTCAGGGACCTGCTTGAGGCTACGAATGAGGCCGGGATCGCCGCGCTCTGGGTCCGGGACTCGTATACCTGCGGCGAGCTGGGCTATTACGCACGCAAGGTGGCCCAGCAGGGTTACATCGCCGTGGCAACGGCCAACAGCCCGGCCCTGATGTCCATCGGTGGCGCACCCAAGCGCATCCTCGGCACCAACCCGCTGGCTTACGGCATCCCCCGGCCGGGCGGCATGCCCATGGTCATCGACCAGGCATCCTCCTCGACCGCCTTCGTGAACATTCGACGCGCGGCCGACGCCGGGGACCCGATCCCCGCGGGCTGGGCACTAAATGCCGACGGGGAGCCAACGGT
Protein-coding regions in this window:
- a CDS encoding Ldh family oxidoreductase; translation: MSTIPKEELATLCERALLAVGAPAEDAKVLSDATVEAELVGNRAVGVGHLFDYLDGYRQGRISGVAQPKVRRAAAAVIDVDAGKGLAQTAFQAAFRDLLEATNEAGIAALWVRDSYTCGELGYYARKVAQQGYIAVATANSPALMSIGGAPKRILGTNPLAYGIPRPGGMPMVIDQASSSTAFVNIRRAADAGDPIPAGWALNADGEPTVDANEALAGTLLPFGGHRGGNIALLVEILATLSGASFSLDAAPFDSGSTSPGIGVFVLCIDPANFTGSADRLATQLENLRDQHQVRLPAMALTELPEHVEIDARTLQRLQQAANSQTSTGEGLPIQRA
- a CDS encoding FAD-dependent oxidoreductase — encoded protein: MASARIDADTRILIIGAGVVGAALADDLTGHGMKSVTVVDQGPLYRTGGSSSHAPGFAFQTTGSSVMTELAKRTLDKLDGAALDGQWILKRVGGLELACEPVRLEYLHRRHNLARSWDVPARMVSADECGKLFPGLDTSTVLGGLHTPTDGVVKAVRAVEWQARRAIENGARFYGHTAVTGFRTERGRVTGVDVRPTPPVPGNPSKGDQLPEGTSFIEADLVVVCAGLWGPGLGRLLGLELPMVPMEHCSSHTSPLPSLAGLSDEVEIDLPMVRHQATGSYLRQMGDRLTWGTYEHRVIPVEQSEIASPEDYAETRVEPAIHPLTWNDLKDGWAEVQRLFPETRSCEAVDGYNGIFSFTPDGNPLLGEVPGISGLWLGESVWLTQSAGVAGVLADWIVTGDPGIDTTSLDFRRFDQTHLTRTVSIERASENYDEVYDISHPRKQTRQLRKFATTPFYVRQEALGAVFGTAQGGWERPLWYGSTEGPETASRRRDAWATYGWSPAISAEARKAVNSVGLVDRGAASVFEVRGGGAEKHLQEILTASLSLEVGTSTGAFVKGPSGGIAADLTVVRTAEDAYLVIGSSPEDVWHLRRETPHLETATIADLSSATTALALIGPDAAALLASVTRGGIPEAAMEAPVLDVGGVPVRAVAETATGVGGWTLYTATEHGLYLWDLLAAAGGKRGMALVGDEAFTALRIANGVPASGIDFGPQDTAYEAGLAERSAGACARPGHRLLVRLRLSSDRHAVVPGEPVSTNGDVIGYITSAAEDPASGRFLAFAWVDPDFAAAGTALEISHLDTMWPAKVETP